A region of Rhodohalobacter barkolensis DNA encodes the following proteins:
- a CDS encoding ankyrin repeat domain-containing protein, with translation MKFISKLIMSSVLLISLFAGTAQSSTTDVVKDDIFEAIQNIDIVSLNVLLAEDADINSVDENGNTALMLASRIGNPRMVKIILAHNPNLNLQNDKGYTALMIASEQGQIHIVEQLMKLGADTSLKNMDGFTAAELAIRNGQPQTADLLNGKSQNSVAR, from the coding sequence ATGAAGTTCATAAGTAAACTAATCATGAGTTCTGTACTGCTTATTTCACTATTTGCAGGAACAGCTCAATCCTCAACAACTGACGTTGTAAAGGATGACATCTTTGAAGCGATTCAAAACATCGATATCGTGAGTCTGAATGTTCTGCTTGCAGAAGATGCAGATATTAATTCGGTTGATGAAAATGGAAACACAGCATTAATGCTGGCTTCAAGAATTGGAAATCCAAGAATGGTAAAAATAATACTGGCTCATAATCCGAATTTAAATCTTCAGAATGATAAGGGTTACACAGCACTGATGATCGCATCGGAGCAGGGACAAATTCATATTGTAGAGCAGCTGATGAAGCTGGGCGCTGATACCTCCCTAAAAAACATGGACGGTTTCACTGCAGCTGAATTGGCAATCCGTAACGGACAACCACAAACAGCGGATCTGCTGAATGGTAAAAGCCAAAACAGCGTAGCCAGATAA
- a CDS encoding YheT family hydrolase, with protein MTISDSQNSQTEVYTNGFNSAPWCVNGHVHTILCSLFFQAPHIKAQKVRIETPDGDFLDLDVTRLNESSPVAILFHGLEGHARRYYIKQLSKHLIERNFSVVAVNFRSCGGTMNRNRKYYHSGETEDLHTVFEWVDQNFPNAEFYSAAGFSLGASALLNYLNKHGKHHLLDRVAAISTPFELRRGSLNLENGFNRLYSKSFLVTLEKKLKLKKKVFPDLPDYTGNTLYEFDDQVTAPIHGFENADHYYESCSSAFFMDKIRTKTLVIHSQDDPLCPFQWTPINDIQKNPVLTTSFPKEGGHVGFWSLPSGWLNKTIGDYFEHSSNGN; from the coding sequence ATGACAATCTCTGACTCTCAAAATTCGCAGACCGAAGTTTACACGAACGGATTCAATTCTGCTCCCTGGTGTGTAAACGGTCATGTGCACACTATTCTCTGCTCCCTGTTTTTTCAGGCACCGCATATCAAAGCACAAAAAGTACGGATCGAGACTCCAGACGGAGATTTTTTGGATCTTGATGTTACTCGACTGAATGAATCCAGTCCGGTTGCCATACTTTTCCATGGCCTTGAGGGGCACGCCCGAAGATATTACATCAAGCAGCTGTCTAAACATTTGATTGAAAGAAACTTCAGTGTAGTTGCCGTCAATTTCAGGAGTTGTGGTGGCACGATGAACCGGAACAGAAAGTATTACCATTCCGGAGAAACAGAAGACCTGCATACTGTATTTGAATGGGTTGATCAGAATTTCCCAAATGCCGAGTTCTATTCAGCAGCGGGTTTTTCTCTGGGTGCCAGTGCACTGCTAAATTACCTGAACAAACACGGGAAACATCATCTGCTCGACAGAGTAGCGGCAATCTCTACGCCATTTGAGCTGCGGAGAGGTTCACTTAATCTGGAAAATGGTTTCAACAGGCTCTACTCTAAAAGCTTTTTGGTAACGCTCGAAAAAAAATTAAAACTCAAAAAGAAGGTCTTTCCCGATCTTCCTGATTATACCGGCAACACGCTTTATGAGTTCGATGATCAAGTAACTGCACCTATTCACGGATTTGAGAATGCGGATCACTATTATGAAAGCTGCTCAAGTGCTTTTTTTATGGATAAAATTCGCACAAAAACTCTCGTCATTCACAGCCAGGATGACCCGCTGTGCCCTTTTCAATGGACTCCAATCAACGATATTCAGAAAAATCCTGTTCTTACAACCAGTTTCCCAAAAGAGGGAGGACATGTCGGCTTTTGGAGTTTACCATCCGGTTGGCTCAACAAAACAATAGGCGATTATTTTGAACACTCCTCAAATGGGAACTGA
- a CDS encoding lysophospholipid acyltransferase family protein — MRKTIIPTAKYLFKPRITNPENLPQTGPCFIYGNHSNYFDPFLINVNMFKEPTAGVMTRDQFHKTIPRIFMDSIGIVPTSKYVPEPGIIRSVMKMIDQNRMIVIFPEGGRRWDGKPKPLIETTLKLFWKMNIPVHPVQIHGSYLGWPRWADHYRKCSMELRFMDPLHASDFDCYEEFARLCRNQIEFDEYHSPIDTRPPQSKKPAAGVERFLYRCPKTGENGAVYSPDGERVCSRTSAMSYRMTASSRLVDADGEEHSLIDLFERINQMPMVFMKDDLLLEKSGAELYKIDENHKLVNVGRSNTELRKDVLKIFSGSDHFEIPIQDIQYTSIEQNHKLTVTTTESTLQINLEGQSALQWQRYIRRLNKGENAVKSI, encoded by the coding sequence TTGCGAAAAACGATTATTCCGACGGCGAAGTATCTTTTTAAACCGAGGATAACCAATCCTGAAAATCTACCTCAAACAGGACCTTGCTTTATCTATGGCAATCACTCCAATTACTTTGATCCTTTTTTGATCAATGTGAACATGTTTAAAGAGCCCACAGCGGGTGTAATGACGAGGGACCAATTTCATAAGACAATTCCACGCATTTTTATGGATAGCATCGGAATTGTGCCGACCAGCAAATATGTGCCAGAGCCCGGAATTATTCGAAGTGTGATGAAGATGATTGATCAAAATCGAATGATCGTCATTTTCCCGGAAGGTGGTCGTCGATGGGATGGAAAACCCAAACCTCTGATTGAAACGACTCTCAAACTGTTCTGGAAAATGAATATTCCGGTTCATCCGGTTCAAATTCATGGTTCATATCTTGGGTGGCCCCGATGGGCAGATCACTATCGGAAATGCAGTATGGAGCTCCGTTTTATGGATCCGCTTCATGCTTCGGACTTTGACTGTTATGAAGAGTTTGCCCGGTTATGCCGCAATCAAATTGAATTTGATGAGTACCATTCACCTATTGATACCCGTCCGCCTCAATCAAAAAAGCCTGCTGCAGGTGTGGAGCGCTTTCTTTACAGATGTCCTAAAACGGGTGAAAACGGCGCGGTATACTCGCCGGATGGCGAACGAGTGTGCAGTAGAACCTCCGCGATGAGCTACCGGATGACTGCATCGTCAAGACTTGTTGATGCGGACGGTGAAGAGCACTCTTTGATTGATCTTTTTGAGAGGATTAATCAAATGCCGATGGTTTTTATGAAAGATGATTTACTGCTGGAAAAATCAGGTGCCGAATTATACAAGATTGATGAGAATCATAAGTTGGTAAATGTCGGACGATCAAATACAGAACTACGGAAAGATGTCTTAAAAATTTTCAGTGGGTCAGATCATTTTGAGATCCCAATTCAAGACATTCAATACACTTCGATTGAACAGAATCACAAACTTACAGTGACAACTACAGAATCAACTTTGCAAATTAACCTGGAGGGTCAGAGTGCACTGCAGTGGCAGCGGTACATTCGAAGACTTAACAAAGGTGAAAATGCGGTAAAGAGTATATAG
- a CDS encoding Ppx/GppA phosphatase family protein, translating to MMNQSIPRHPVKRIAAIDLGTNSFHALIVDIFSDGSFYTVDKLKEMVLLAEKGLGDRLSDEAMDRGIDALEKIKVLAEHQQAESILAYATSAIREAENGGDFIQRAIDEVGVKINAIPGRIEAELIGLAVQHGVQMPDRPALIMDVGGGSVEFIIADQEKFYHLSSKKLGVARMTANFISHDPITKSEIDVLNNQYKNQLTDVAEAFAHHRSDVLIGSSGTMENIALMIAHRNNKTPNLTVNELEFTASEFFEFYDETIKLNEKKRAKLKGLDEKRVKLLPAGLVLVHYILKQFAIKRVKISSQALREGIVLRYIKKELSEGIRMQLEENPRRRSVLELVHKCDWHEDHSRHVAELAKNLFDELFDQLKLEEGDRELLEFAAWMHDIGYHISHRKHHKHALYIINNADLMGFKEEEIDVMANVARYHRRSTPKSRHPHYKKLDKSVKERVKKLSALLRVADGLDRSHYQNVRSFDLTIHDKSINLTLNTEADPNLEIWGAMRKRALFEEITGKELTITG from the coding sequence ATGATGAACCAATCAATTCCGAGGCACCCCGTAAAGAGAATTGCGGCAATCGATTTGGGAACCAACTCCTTTCATGCTCTGATCGTAGATATTTTTTCAGATGGAAGTTTTTATACCGTAGATAAATTGAAAGAGATGGTTTTGCTGGCCGAAAAAGGGCTGGGTGACAGACTTTCTGATGAAGCTATGGATAGGGGAATTGATGCATTGGAAAAAATCAAGGTGCTTGCTGAACATCAACAGGCTGAATCGATATTGGCTTATGCCACCAGTGCGATTAGGGAAGCAGAGAATGGCGGTGATTTTATTCAGCGGGCGATTGATGAAGTTGGTGTAAAAATTAATGCCATCCCCGGGAGAATAGAAGCGGAATTGATTGGATTGGCTGTTCAACATGGCGTTCAAATGCCGGACCGACCCGCATTAATCATGGACGTTGGAGGTGGCAGTGTGGAATTTATCATTGCCGATCAGGAAAAGTTCTATCATCTGAGCAGTAAAAAATTGGGTGTGGCACGGATGACAGCCAATTTTATTTCGCATGATCCCATCACAAAAAGTGAAATTGATGTACTGAATAATCAGTATAAAAATCAGCTGACGGATGTGGCGGAAGCTTTTGCTCACCATCGGTCCGATGTTTTAATCGGTTCGTCCGGTACAATGGAGAACATCGCATTGATGATAGCGCACAGAAATAATAAAACTCCAAATTTGACTGTCAATGAATTGGAGTTTACGGCAAGCGAGTTTTTTGAGTTTTATGATGAAACGATCAAGCTAAATGAAAAAAAGAGAGCAAAGCTGAAAGGTCTGGATGAAAAACGGGTGAAGTTACTCCCCGCGGGTTTAGTTCTGGTTCACTACATTCTGAAGCAATTTGCAATTAAACGGGTGAAAATATCCTCGCAGGCACTTCGGGAAGGGATTGTGTTAAGATATATCAAAAAAGAGCTTAGCGAGGGGATCCGAATGCAGCTGGAGGAAAATCCCCGGCGAAGAAGTGTGCTTGAATTGGTTCACAAGTGCGACTGGCACGAAGACCACTCTCGCCATGTAGCTGAACTGGCAAAAAATCTTTTTGATGAGTTGTTTGATCAGTTGAAGTTAGAGGAAGGGGATCGTGAACTATTGGAATTTGCGGCCTGGATGCATGATATCGGTTATCATATTTCTCATCGTAAACATCATAAACACGCGCTTTATATAATCAACAATGCAGACTTAATGGGTTTTAAAGAGGAGGAAATTGATGTGATGGCAAACGTGGCCCGATATCACCGTAGGTCAACTCCAAAATCGAGACATCCCCACTATAAAAAACTGGATAAGTCGGTTAAAGAGAGAGTGAAAAAACTCAGTGCCTTATTGAGGGTTGCAGATGGTTTGGATCGAAGTCATTATCAAAATGTTCGATCGTTCGATTTAACGATTCATGATAAGAGTATTAACCTGACTTTAAACACCGAAGCCGATCCAAATCTTGAGATTTGGGGTGCCATGAGAAAACGAGCCCTTTTTGAAGAAATAACCGGTAAAGAACTGACGATTACGGGATAG
- a CDS encoding zinc-dependent metalloprotease has protein sequence MKNILLLLFSFLLLPLGTSAQDSISEKTANMERHEGLFDFWWDDDTGKIWLEIDKLDQEFIYVNSMAAGVGSNDIGLDRSQLGNTRIVKFVRVGPKVLMVQPNYDYRASSENSLEQKSIEEAFAQSTLYGFEIEVREGDRVLIDITDFLMQDAHGVSDRLRSNNQGNYSVDKSRSAIYLPGTFNFPKNSEFETMLTFTGNGAGGWLRSVAPSSDAVTVRLHHSFVELPDDGYEPREFDPRSGFFPVTYQDYSVPIGEDMTKRYAVRHRLEKKNPEADVSEPVEPIVFYLDNGTPEPVRTALLEGGRWWNQAFEAAGYKDAFQVKMLPDDAHPLDVRYNVINWVHRSTRGWSYGSSVVDPRTGEIIKGNVLLGSLRVRQDYMIAEGLLAPYEEGVEPDPEMLEMALNRIRQLSAHEIGHTLGITHNFAASVNNVASVMDYPHPMVSFDDEELNLSEAYDMGIGEWDKRTVIWGYQDFPENVDEKEALEDIILETIDHGHLFLSDEVARPQSGSHPDAHLWDYGVDVVDQMDHILNVREKALNQFGENNIRMGRPMAYLQDVLVPIYLFHRYQTEATVKLVGGMDYSYQIRGDGQAGPAVVDAETQRAALDEVMKTLQVETLALPEYLLDLIPPKPMGMGASRENFRGYTDPAMDPVAMAEVAADHTASLLFNPQRAARLVLQSSRDSESLGYHDLLRSTIHGTIMGEKTDGYEGTIQRAINVAVLRNFMRLAGNENATPDVIALSRSMLSHLKDQLAEKSSGESEMIWKAHYSQASDMIENFLSGDDSYSIPPAPYTPPGSPIGSGETGNLHLRCDF, from the coding sequence ATGAAAAACATACTGCTACTGCTCTTTTCTTTTTTACTCTTACCACTTGGAACTTCTGCTCAGGACAGCATATCTGAGAAAACTGCGAATATGGAGAGGCATGAAGGCCTTTTTGATTTCTGGTGGGATGATGATACCGGAAAAATCTGGCTGGAAATCGACAAACTTGATCAGGAGTTTATCTATGTAAATTCAATGGCCGCCGGAGTTGGTTCGAATGATATCGGACTGGATCGAAGTCAGTTGGGTAATACCCGGATCGTTAAATTTGTGCGAGTGGGTCCAAAAGTGTTGATGGTTCAGCCCAATTACGACTATCGTGCATCGTCTGAGAATTCTCTTGAGCAGAAATCCATTGAAGAGGCTTTTGCACAGTCTACACTATACGGTTTTGAAATTGAAGTACGCGAAGGGGATAGGGTATTGATTGATATTACTGACTTTTTGATGCAGGATGCACACGGTGTGTCTGACCGTCTCCGGAGCAATAATCAAGGAAATTACTCTGTAGATAAATCTCGATCCGCAATTTATTTGCCGGGGACATTTAATTTTCCGAAAAACTCGGAGTTTGAAACAATGCTAACATTTACCGGGAATGGAGCCGGCGGATGGCTACGTTCTGTAGCTCCTTCGTCTGATGCCGTTACCGTTAGGCTGCACCACTCATTTGTAGAGCTCCCCGATGATGGATACGAACCTCGTGAATTTGATCCCCGGTCAGGTTTTTTCCCGGTTACTTACCAGGATTACAGTGTACCCATCGGCGAGGATATGACAAAACGGTATGCCGTTCGTCACAGGCTTGAAAAGAAAAATCCGGAAGCAGATGTGAGTGAACCTGTTGAACCGATTGTCTTTTACCTGGATAATGGAACTCCTGAACCTGTTCGAACAGCCCTGCTTGAAGGTGGTCGCTGGTGGAATCAGGCTTTTGAAGCGGCCGGCTATAAAGACGCTTTTCAGGTGAAAATGTTGCCTGATGATGCTCATCCACTCGATGTGCGTTATAATGTTATCAACTGGGTGCACCGTTCAACCAGGGGATGGTCGTACGGCTCATCTGTGGTTGATCCCCGAACGGGAGAGATTATCAAAGGAAATGTACTGCTTGGATCACTGCGGGTTCGTCAGGATTATATGATCGCCGAAGGATTACTGGCTCCATACGAAGAGGGTGTTGAGCCGGATCCTGAAATGCTGGAGATGGCACTCAACCGAATTCGCCAGCTTTCCGCACACGAGATTGGACATACTTTAGGAATTACACACAACTTTGCTGCAAGCGTCAATAATGTAGCTTCCGTAATGGATTATCCTCACCCAATGGTCTCGTTTGATGATGAAGAATTGAATTTGTCCGAAGCCTACGACATGGGTATTGGTGAGTGGGATAAACGCACCGTGATCTGGGGATATCAGGACTTTCCGGAAAACGTAGACGAGAAAGAAGCTCTTGAAGATATTATTTTAGAAACCATCGACCATGGACACCTGTTCCTGTCAGATGAAGTAGCTCGCCCTCAGAGTGGTTCTCATCCCGATGCTCACCTCTGGGATTATGGAGTGGATGTTGTGGATCAAATGGATCATATCCTGAACGTTCGTGAAAAAGCACTCAATCAGTTTGGGGAAAATAATATTCGAATGGGACGTCCAATGGCTTATTTACAGGATGTGCTCGTTCCAATCTATCTCTTTCATCGATATCAAACTGAAGCTACGGTAAAATTGGTAGGCGGTATGGATTATTCCTATCAGATTCGCGGGGATGGCCAGGCAGGACCTGCAGTAGTTGACGCTGAGACTCAACGTGCCGCACTGGATGAAGTGATGAAAACCCTGCAAGTAGAAACGCTTGCCCTTCCAGAGTACTTATTAGATTTGATTCCTCCAAAACCGATGGGAATGGGTGCATCTCGTGAAAACTTCAGAGGCTATACCGATCCGGCAATGGATCCGGTAGCCATGGCAGAAGTTGCAGCAGATCATACCGCATCACTTCTTTTTAACCCGCAGCGTGCAGCCCGCCTTGTTCTTCAGTCATCACGGGATAGTGAAAGTTTAGGATATCACGATCTTTTACGCAGTACAATTCACGGCACAATTATGGGTGAGAAAACGGATGGGTACGAAGGAACCATTCAGCGAGCAATTAATGTAGCGGTGTTACGAAATTTCATGCGATTAGCAGGTAATGAAAATGCAACACCTGATGTAATAGCACTGTCCAGAAGCATGCTGAGTCATCTGAAAGATCAACTGGCAGAGAAATCGTCGGGTGAAAGTGAGATGATATGGAAAGCCCACTACTCGCAAGCGTCAGATATGATTGAGAATTTTCTGTCAGGTGATGATTCATACTCGATTCCACCGGCTCCATACACTCCTCCCGGATCTCCAATCGGGAGCGGTGAAACTGGAAATCTTCATCTTCGGTGTGATTTTTAG
- a CDS encoding CHASE2 domain-containing protein → MSKHVSSVLTLVLAALIMLFIFFLPPIQTADLNSRDLLFELRGPLDLSHSDIVIVEISSRADDEIPYKYPWPTNVYAKLVENLNKAGAKAIAFDILFDQQDLYNPRNDTLFANAVEEAGNVLFSGRVRQEPERRFLGGFVADQRTPSFPRQIFLNATPWNIGFVDMRPDLDGFIRSYPFQYNYINDTYYSLALQILPLINGEETVLQNRDEVYEAADRLIPKTERSRMIINYYGGYRSFDYVSFEAVIDDSEFETTTEREAFDINEFDDPDYGLLYKDILKDKIVLVGTTMPELQDFHSVPYPDRSGEYAMAGVEIHAHALQTILDGRFLTEVGVLNSLLITLLLLCVSYLITSRFVGWSGLTMTLLIGIVWAITAFMFFNYASLFIPIVPVLLAVVVGYIGSVTHNVIYEEREKKKIKSMFSSYVSPELVDKMISDEFDYTLGGREDELTVMFSDIENFTTLSESLSPRELVSMINSYLNTFTEVINEENGTLDKYIGDAVMAIYGAPVPIENQAACACRTVLKTEQKWEKQSYDLMGVQIRTRYGINTGPMLVGNMGSERRFNYTVMGDQVNLAARCESACKIFGVYSIVSESTKIQAEKTNEFVFRKLGKVRVKGRNKSVVLYQLVGFTDQYDLSVLNLIKQFESALDLYFDRKFSEALSIFEKLTSKEVANFHVNKNLNPSLFYAGLCRELIENTPENDWNGVIER, encoded by the coding sequence ATGAGTAAACATGTCTCATCTGTATTAACCCTTGTTTTAGCAGCATTAATAATGCTGTTTATATTTTTTCTACCCCCCATTCAGACTGCGGACCTGAATTCAAGAGATCTACTATTTGAATTGCGGGGTCCGTTGGATCTTTCACATAGCGATATTGTAATTGTAGAAATCAGCTCCAGGGCGGATGATGAAATTCCATACAAATATCCCTGGCCCACCAATGTTTACGCAAAATTAGTTGAAAATCTGAACAAGGCGGGTGCCAAAGCAATTGCGTTTGATATTCTTTTCGATCAGCAGGATTTGTACAATCCCCGGAATGACACACTTTTTGCAAATGCTGTTGAAGAGGCCGGTAATGTGCTTTTTTCCGGTAGGGTAAGGCAGGAACCGGAACGGAGATTTTTGGGTGGGTTTGTTGCAGATCAACGAACTCCGTCATTTCCCCGGCAAATATTTCTAAATGCAACCCCATGGAATATCGGCTTTGTAGATATGCGCCCCGATTTGGATGGGTTTATTCGCAGTTATCCATTTCAGTATAACTATATAAACGATACCTACTACTCACTGGCACTGCAGATACTGCCTCTTATCAATGGAGAAGAGACTGTATTGCAGAACAGGGATGAGGTATATGAAGCAGCAGACCGTCTGATACCCAAAACTGAACGGTCTCGCATGATCATTAACTATTATGGCGGTTATCGGTCGTTTGATTACGTAAGCTTTGAAGCTGTAATAGATGATTCCGAATTTGAAACAACGACAGAAAGAGAGGCTTTTGATATAAACGAATTTGATGATCCGGATTACGGCCTGTTGTATAAGGACATCCTCAAGGATAAAATTGTTTTGGTGGGAACAACGATGCCTGAACTGCAGGATTTTCACTCTGTACCCTACCCGGACCGCAGCGGTGAATACGCAATGGCAGGTGTTGAAATACATGCTCATGCGCTTCAAACCATTTTAGATGGCCGTTTTTTAACGGAAGTGGGTGTATTGAACAGCCTGTTGATTACTCTTCTACTGCTGTGTGTAAGTTACTTAATTACATCCCGTTTTGTGGGCTGGTCCGGACTGACGATGACCTTGCTGATCGGAATTGTTTGGGCAATCACTGCTTTTATGTTCTTTAATTATGCAAGCCTTTTTATTCCAATTGTACCGGTACTGTTAGCGGTGGTAGTAGGATATATAGGATCAGTAACTCATAATGTGATCTATGAAGAGCGTGAAAAGAAGAAGATCAAATCGATGTTTTCATCCTATGTATCCCCGGAATTGGTAGACAAGATGATCTCGGATGAGTTTGATTATACCCTCGGGGGGCGGGAAGATGAACTGACAGTCATGTTTTCTGATATTGAAAACTTCACAACACTTTCTGAATCATTGTCGCCCCGTGAGTTGGTTTCTATGATTAACAGCTATTTGAACACATTTACAGAAGTGATCAACGAAGAAAACGGAACACTTGATAAGTATATAGGTGATGCTGTAATGGCCATTTATGGCGCCCCGGTTCCTATCGAAAATCAAGCTGCCTGCGCATGCAGAACGGTTTTGAAGACTGAACAAAAATGGGAAAAGCAGTCTTATGACCTGATGGGGGTTCAGATTAGAACTCGATACGGAATTAATACCGGGCCGATGCTTGTAGGGAATATGGGTTCCGAACGTCGCTTTAACTACACGGTGATGGGAGATCAGGTGAATCTGGCGGCTCGATGCGAGTCGGCTTGCAAAATCTTTGGTGTTTATTCTATTGTTTCCGAGAGTACAAAAATCCAGGCGGAGAAAACGAATGAATTTGTATTCAGGAAGTTGGGTAAGGTTCGGGTTAAAGGGCGTAATAAATCAGTGGTGCTGTATCAGTTGGTTGGGTTTACAGATCAATACGATCTTTCGGTCCTAAACCTGATCAAACAGTTTGAATCGGCTCTTGATTTATATTTTGACCGGAAGTTTTCAGAAGCACTTTCAATCTTTGAAAAACTCACCTCAAAAGAGGTTGCGAACTTTCATGTAAATAAAAATCTCAACCCTTCACTTTTCTATGCAGGTCTTTGCCGGGAATTAATTGAAAATACGCCCGAGAACGATTGGAACGGTGTTATTGAAAGGTAA
- a CDS encoding serine hydrolase domain-containing protein — protein MNAAAQQNHDSLDWSEIENHFIKKASDYEVVGGALVYLKDGGISEKVYHGYADLESERRVNEETIFHWASITKTFTAVAIMQLRDRGFLSLDDPLTSFLPELEKIHNPFGSMDEITIQMALNHSTGLRNSTWPWGGSEDWHPFEPTQWEQLVAMFPYTEVEFEPGSKHSYSNPAIIFLGKIIEKLSGDPWEVYIDKNILKPLGMHRSYFNHTPYHLLSRRSNSYQIKNDTPVARGFDFHAGITTSNGGLNAPLIDMIKYLNFLLGVHRSEHEVLSRASFDELWQKELEIEEKDGVKSSAALSFFLEEFNGMRVIGHTGTQFSYYSWFYVHPESNRAVISVTNTDGKHNMFQFRDEFTRFLFKNLFTTFE, from the coding sequence ATGAATGCAGCTGCTCAACAGAATCACGACTCGTTGGACTGGAGTGAAATTGAAAATCATTTTATAAAAAAAGCTTCTGATTATGAGGTTGTAGGAGGCGCTTTAGTTTATTTGAAAGACGGTGGAATAAGCGAAAAGGTTTATCACGGCTACGCTGATTTGGAGAGTGAGCGCAGAGTGAATGAAGAAACAATTTTTCACTGGGCATCTATTACCAAAACATTCACTGCTGTTGCCATTATGCAGTTGCGGGATCGGGGATTTCTTTCACTGGATGATCCTTTGACAAGCTTTCTGCCGGAGTTGGAAAAAATTCACAACCCGTTTGGCAGCATGGATGAGATCACTATTCAAATGGCGCTGAACCATTCTACAGGACTTCGAAATTCAACCTGGCCGTGGGGTGGCAGTGAGGACTGGCATCCGTTTGAACCAACCCAATGGGAACAGCTCGTAGCCATGTTTCCCTATACTGAAGTTGAGTTTGAACCGGGAAGCAAGCATAGCTACTCCAATCCGGCAATTATTTTTCTGGGTAAAATAATTGAAAAACTGAGCGGTGATCCCTGGGAGGTGTATATCGACAAGAATATTTTGAAGCCGTTGGGAATGCACCGATCCTATTTTAATCACACTCCATATCATCTGCTTTCGAGGCGATCCAATAGTTATCAAATCAAGAATGACACTCCTGTTGCTCGAGGGTTCGACTTTCATGCAGGAATTACCACTTCCAATGGCGGTTTAAATGCTCCACTCATCGATATGATTAAATACCTCAATTTTCTGCTTGGGGTACATCGTTCAGAACATGAAGTTTTGAGCAGAGCATCATTTGATGAACTTTGGCAAAAAGAGCTTGAAATTGAAGAGAAAGACGGAGTAAAATCATCTGCGGCACTCTCTTTCTTTTTGGAAGAGTTCAACGGTATGCGGGTTATTGGCCATACCGGCACCCAGTTCTCTTACTACTCCTGGTTTTATGTTCATCCTGAATCGAATAGAGCCGTAATTTCTGTGACAAATACAGACGGCAAGCATAATATGTTTCAATTCAGGGACGAGTTTACCCGGTTTCTGTTTAAAAATCTTTTTACAACATTTGAGTGA
- a CDS encoding YpdA family putative bacillithiol disulfide reductase, whose translation MVIIIGSGPIGLATAIALKQKGIESLIIERGCLVNSIYNYPTNMTFFSTSDKLEIGNIPFISHGPKPTRKEALEYYRRAAEHYNLNINLFEEVTNVNGEDGSYEVITDKGKYKAEKVVLATGFYGKPNMMNVPGEELPKVLHYYDDPHRYAWQNVLVVGGGNSAADAALETYRCHANVSILVKHDTLKPSIKYWVKPDIDNRIKEGSITGYFNSEVLEIREKEVDIQTPDGEKTIKNDFVLAMTGYRPHFDLMQKMGINLTEDEKKMPVYNKETLETNRKGLYVAGVVCGGMDTSSLFIENSRIHAEHIADHIEKSR comes from the coding sequence ATGGTCATCATAATAGGTTCAGGTCCAATAGGGCTAGCCACAGCAATTGCGCTAAAACAGAAAGGAATTGAGTCACTCATCATAGAAAGAGGATGCTTGGTTAATTCGATCTATAATTACCCAACCAACATGACCTTCTTCTCCACATCGGATAAGCTTGAAATTGGGAATATTCCTTTTATTTCTCACGGCCCAAAACCAACACGTAAGGAGGCTTTGGAGTACTACCGTAGAGCTGCGGAACATTACAATCTGAACATCAACCTTTTTGAAGAGGTGACGAATGTTAACGGTGAAGACGGTTCATACGAAGTGATTACCGACAAGGGAAAATACAAGGCTGAAAAAGTGGTTCTCGCTACCGGATTTTATGGCAAACCCAATATGATGAATGTGCCCGGCGAAGAGCTCCCTAAAGTTCTTCACTACTATGATGATCCCCATCGATACGCATGGCAAAATGTTTTAGTTGTAGGAGGCGGAAACTCTGCTGCAGACGCCGCACTTGAAACCTATCGATGCCATGCCAATGTTTCTATTCTTGTAAAGCACGATACGCTTAAGCCTTCCATCAAATATTGGGTGAAACCGGATATTGATAATCGCATCAAAGAAGGTTCCATTACCGGATATTTTAATTCTGAAGTATTGGAGATCCGTGAAAAAGAGGTGGACATCCAGACGCCTGATGGGGAAAAAACCATAAAGAATGATTTTGTTCTGGCGATGACAGGTTATCGCCCTCATTTTGATCTCATGCAAAAGATGGGTATCAACTTAACAGAAGATGAAAAGAAGATGCCGGTTTACAACAAAGAGACGTTAGAAACGAACCGAAAAGGATTGTATGTAGCCGGTGTGGTTTGTGGGGGGATGGATACCAGCAGTCTGTTTATCGAAAACAGCAGAATTCACGCAGAACATATTGCGGATCACATTGAGAAGAGCAGATAA